A window of the Nycticebus coucang isolate mNycCou1 chromosome 3, mNycCou1.pri, whole genome shotgun sequence genome harbors these coding sequences:
- the LOC128580992 gene encoding putative guanine nucleotide-binding protein G(I)/G(S)/G(O) subunit gamma-14 — protein MLRAVAKRISLAALRTARGGVAEQRGSWWPGNDQQGSHVGNDIGQAHRAVEQLRMDRMKESKAATDLLQFCTEQAKSDAFFMGIPAATNPFKEKKPFAIL, from the exons ATGCTGAGGGCTGTGGCAAAGAGG atctcACTGGCTGCCTTGAGAACAGCAAGGGGAGGGGTGGCAGAGCAGCGGGGAAGCTGGTGGCCAGGCA ATGACCAGCAAGGCAGTCATGTTGGCAATGACATCGGGCAGGCCCACCGGGCAGTGGAGCAGCTGCGGATGGACAGAATGAAG GAGTCCAAGGCAGCTACTGACCTGCTCCAGTTCTGCACGGAGCAGGCCAAGAGCGACGCCTTCTTCATGGGCATCCCAGCTGCTACCAACCCCTTCAAGGAGAAGAAGCCTTTTGCCATCCTATGA